TCACTCCCCGTTCTCACGTCTTTCTCCTTTCGTTGCGTGCGTATTACTTCCTTCCAcacttcctcctcctgccccgcATCAACCCAGATTCCTTCCAACGGTGCGCGCAGCAACTCGGCAGCTTCATCGAAGAGTACGAGAAAGGTTGTGGCGGGGGAACATGGCATGGGCGCGGCGACCAGCCGGGCACCGCCGGTTGATGGACACGGCCCCTGCGCCGGCAGGCGACGGGGCAGGGCACGGCTCGAGCCCGGACGCGATGCGGATAATGGTGGGCGTGCTGGTGACGGTCATCGTCTGCACGCTGTTCTACTGCGTCTACTGCTGGAGGTGGCGGAAGCGCAACGGTGATCAGAGCTCTGcccctgctctgctctgcttttTCAGCGGCGGCTACTGTTTCTTGCCTACGTCCTTCCTTTATTTCTTGCACTaagaaggtttttcttttgtGGTTTAATGCAGCCATCCGGAGATCCTTGATCGAGAGCCTGTGGCCGCGGTCGAGCTCGGATCTGCCTCTCATGGACCTCGCCTCCATTCTCGCCGCCACCGACAACTTCTCCAAGGCCAACAAGCTCGGCGAGGGCGGCTTTGGCCCGGTCTACAAAGTAGCCAACAACCACCACCACGCCGCCTTTAGTTCCGCCAGAAGCTTCTCTTGCCATTTCTTTGCTGAGTGTGCCCGTGCTTTGCGTAGGGCGTGCTGAGCGGCGGCGCGGAGATCGCGGTGAAGCGTCTGTCTGCGCGGTCCCGGCAGGGCGCGGCGGAGTTCCGGAACGAGGTGGAGCTGATCGCCAAGCTGCAGCACCGCAACCTGGTGCGCCTGCTGGGCTGGTGCGCCGAGCGCGACGAGAAGCTGCTCGTCTACGAGTACCTCCCCAACCGCAGCCTCGACGCCTTCCTCTTCGGTACGGTATCCAACTAGCTCAACCGCGCCGCCGCAGCAGTGCTGCCTCTCCCCTTCCATTCTGGCCACAGTGAGCACGTCCCTCTCACGGTAGTTGGGCCATGTGTCGTCACGCCATAAATTCCATGTCTAGTACGAACTCATCGACTGATTAATTAGAGTTTTATTGGCTCTACTGTGCTAGTAATAGCCAGTAATTAACCTGATGCGTACTGGACAACGAGACCCTTAATTGTGCTAAATTTGATAGTGTATTGTTATATAGTAAGTACTACTGAGTTGATCGGTCGAATTGCGTTGTTTGGTGGTGGTTACTGGTTTGCAGATGCGAGCAAGAGCGCGCAGCTGGGCTGGAGCACGCGGCACAACATCATCGTCGGCATCGCCCGCGGCATGCTCTACCTCCATGAGGACTCGCTCCT
The sequence above is drawn from the Phragmites australis chromosome 10, lpPhrAust1.1, whole genome shotgun sequence genome and encodes:
- the LOC133930330 gene encoding cysteine-rich receptor-like protein kinase 10 — encoded protein: MAWARRPAGHRRLMDTAPAPAGDGAGHGSSPDAMRIMVGVLVTVIVCTLFYCVYCWRWRKRNAIRRSLIESLWPRSSSDLPLMDLASILAATDNFSKANKLGEGGFGPVYKGVLSGGAEIAVKRLSARSRQGAAEFRNEVELIAKLQHRNLVRLLGWCAERDEKLLVYEYLPNRSLDAFLFDASKSAQLGWSTRHNIIVGIARGMLYLHEDSLLKVVHRDLKASNVLLDNKMSPKISDFGMAKIFEDESDGINTGRVVGTYGYMAPEFALEGIFSVKSDVFSFGVLLLEILSGQRNGALYLEEHQQSLIQDAWKLWTEDHAAEFMDLSLGRSYIKEEAWRCYHVGLICVQENPDVRPTMSNVLLMLISDHMKLPEPARPPLFTRLRNIPLSAQPLTTRTESTASPQSINDVSITMIEPR